The DNA sequence GGCCACCAAGTTCGGTGCCATGGCCTTCCTCGAAAAGCCCATCACGCTGCAGAAGCTGCTGCGCGCGGTGGAGCAGGGGCTGGCCCGCCAGGCCCCGCGCCCGGCGCCGGCGCCCGCGGCGCACCCGCACGCGCCGCTGCACGTGCCGGCGCGCGAGTACGGCGTCGAGTCCCACCACGCCGCGCCCGCCGGCGCCCCGCTGTCGGCCGCGCCGCTCGCGGCCCTGGCGCCCCAGCCCGAGCAGGTGTTCCTGCTCGACCGCCCGCTGCGCGAGGCGCGCGACGCGTTCGAGAAGGCCTACTTCGAATTCCACCTCGCCAAGGAGAACGGCAGCATGACCCGCGTGGCCGAGAAGACGGGGCTGGAGCGCACCCACCTGTACCGCAAGCTCAAGCAGCTCGGCGTCGATCTCACGCGAAACAAGCGCAACGGCGGAAACTGATATATAATTTCGGTCTTCGTTGGCCTGGTAGCTCAGTTGGTAGAGCAGCGGATTGAAAATCCGCGTGTCGGTGGTTCGATTCCGCCCTAGGCCACCAGATCCGGACGCCCAGCCTGTACAGGCTGGGCGTTTTCTTTTGTGCGATCGCCGGGGCCTGCCGCGGCGGGCTGGGCCTCGGACAGGAAGGCGCGCTAGCGCGCCTTCCTTCCCAGCTTCCGGTACACCGTCGCCCGGCTCACCCCCAGCGCCCGTGCGGCGGCGGCCACGTTGCCGCGGGCCTCGCGCACGGCGCGGCGGATCAGTTCGACTTCCAGGTCCTTCAGCGGCAGGCGCACGTCGCGCACGGCGGCCGGGCGCGGCAGCAGCACGGGGCCGCTCGCGCGCGCGGCGGCCTGCGCCATCGCCAGCACCTGCAGGCGCAGGCCGGACCACAGCGGCACCTCCAGCGGCGCCTCGTGGCGCGCGACGTCGTAGAGGAGGGTCCAGGTGAGCGCGAACAGCTCGCTGCAGTGCGGCAGGGCACCGGGCGGCAGCGCCAGCATCTCGCGCGCGGCGCGGTTGGCGCTGACGACCCCGCCCTCCGCGTCCAGGCACAGCAGCCCGTCGGTGTCCTCGCTGAAGTCGCAGCCCGGCCAGGCCAGGCGCAGCAGCAGCGCGTGCGGCACGGCCAGCGCCAGCGCGTTCTCGATCGCGCGCGCCGACTGCGCAGCCAGGTGCTTGAGCTCGGGGCGCTCGGGCGCCTCGATGCCGGTCAGGTCCA is a window from the Caldimonas thermodepolymerans genome containing:
- a CDS encoding response regulator — protein: MATILVVDDELGIRALLSEILSDEGHQVDLAENAAQARAYREKQRPDLVLLDIWMPDVDGITLLKEWGANGQLTMPVIMMSGHGTIDTAVEATKFGAMAFLEKPITLQKLLRAVEQGLARQAPRPAPAPAAHPHAPLHVPAREYGVESHHAAPAGAPLSAAPLAALAPQPEQVFLLDRPLREARDAFEKAYFEFHLAKENGSMTRVAEKTGLERTHLYRKLKQLGVDLTRNKRNGGN
- a CDS encoding helix-turn-helix domain-containing protein → MSASSAVADRRLQQIELARRAVLFEGRGAPDALAGLGERDWIERSWRRCLAWGMRPEQPVAFDLVPAQAARRALDASHGLLQAARPTLQRLARAIAHSRYFAILTDAQGVVIGVDGPIDRSDRRAHLITRIGVDLSERAVGTTAIGAALTELHPVWLHRGEHFFLDTSVYSCAGAPVFGPDGHCAGMLDLTGIEAPERPELKHLAAQSARAIENALALAVPHALLLRLAWPGCDFSEDTDGLLCLDAEGGVVSANRAAREMLALPPGALPHCSELFALTWTLLYDVARHEAPLEVPLWSGLRLQVLAMAQAAARASGPVLLPRPAAVRDVRLPLKDLEVELIRRAVREARGNVAAAARALGVSRATVYRKLGRKAR